A region of the Gouania willdenowi chromosome 1, fGouWil2.1, whole genome shotgun sequence genome:
tgtgtgtgtgtgtgtgtgtatatatatatcataaatataataaataaataaatatataaataaatacaaagcaTGCATAATTGaggaaacaaatataaaaatatggtAACAAAGACATAAAAGTACTTAACTATTTATCTATtagtttatgtatttatttttgcaattttttgtttatgtaagtatatatttagttatttattcatttgattcagcatttatttaattatgtatttgtaattgtgtaattttttgtctgtgcgtgcgtgcatgcgtgcgtgtgtgtgcgtgcgtgcgtgcgtgcgtgcgtgtgcgtgcgtgcgtgcgtgtgtgtgtgcgtgtgtgcgtgtgtgtgtgtgtgtgtgtgtgtgtacagagtgAAAAAAGGTTCACGTGTACCCAGGACAGCAACTGTTCAAAGTACGTTAACAAGCCAGGAGATTACGGTAATGTTTCAATATTTTGGTCACAAACTAAAGTTGTGCTTATTCACACAAATAATTCACAATTTATTATTCCAATAGTTTCCTGAGACTTTTCTGCTATACTGTAACTGAATGCaacaaaaattagattttttatttttttcaggataCATAAATCACataatattagggatgtaatgattcactcaactatTGATACGAttggattcacgatactgggttcatgatatgattctctcaccatttattttacaaactgtagacaaatgatgactgaaaaatattctttttttttcttttatcttccattgtcaaaagaatctcttgataaactattcgcAACAATTcaatttagttaaaaataaattctgaatgaaataaataaagaaatagtacaaatgaagaagaattaTATTCATTTCAATTCTGGCTCTAGAGTAAACTATGCAAACCTGCATAAtcgtttcttttctttttaaatgtgcaactgaaaatgtattttgttcctTAACAATTGAACTTTAAAAGAAATCtaatatcaaagaaataaaataaacacactatGGCTTTCATCCTCTCCTCTCCTGTTCTGTCTTTCAAatctctttcattttattttgaaggtgccaaaatgcttccacacttctgatttaaaacacggtggtgtgtcctgaatttcaaattctaaatagatgaCGTCCTCTGctgttaaaattaaataataataacagataaataaataaataaaaatactgtgatttcatttcagagtatcgatgtgaaccgtgacacctttaaattgatttttaactgcctcacgattaatctgTACATCCATAATTATCAATAATAACTTTAGctgaattttgtgtttacttcctGACTTCTGGACATTGCTCAGGTATTCTAACGGGGAGATGTGTATCTTTCAACACCACAATGAAGATGTGTGAGATTAAAGGGTGGTGTCCTGCTGAAATCGACACAATTAAAACGTAAGTTGAATTAATGCGTGTGTGCACGGGTTTTTAAAATCTGAGCGCCTCACTTTTCTTCCTATGTTCACAGTACACCGATGATGGAAGTGGAAAATTTCACCATCTTCATAAAGAACAGTATTCGCTTCCCAATGTTCAACTACACCAAGTACTGCTAACATTAAGCTACAGTTTAGTTCATAAACCATGAATATATCAGTGTATTAGTAACATTTATCTAAATTGTTCCTGTACTTCCTGCAGAGGAAACTTCCTTCCCACCATCTCTAGTGACTACATAAAAAAGTGTAACTTTGACATGGTCAACAACACCTACTGCCCAATTTTCAAAGTTGGCGACGTTGTCCGATACGCTCAGCAGAACTTTACCAAACTTGCAGACAAGGTaaagaacaaatgtttttacatttaaatgttaatgagTATGCATCTGATAGGATATAGTTATTGTTGACGTCTGAgggtcatttttattttttcccgtTTTCGTAGTTTTAGTATATCTTAAAGTGAGCAAAAGAGAAACTGCAAGAATGCCGACTTAGTTGAAATACAAAAggtttattctaaaaaaaaaaaaaaatacagcatttTTCTCCAGCTGCTCTGCTTTATATGTTTTACTGAAAACTCCTCTAAGTCATAAAATGAGCTTCTTCCAGTGACGTgtcgtgagcactagggttgggtaggcaccttccaaatcgagaccaccaatgtcaacaccaatgacaatttcatatgtttctgctggcaagtattaagtcaattcaattcagctttatttgtatagcgcaatttacaacaaagtcatctcaatgcacttatcaaaatataaaattcataataagaaagaacaaacccaacaagatccacatgaacaggcatttatccatctaacaaaatcaacatcataaacaccattaaagaaacattcactgtagaaaataccaacaatgctctgaccttatctttgctgaaggtctggtaactcaggtgttggtctccatcttttaaaagctgttgtttttcctcaaaataaagtttctttatcgtctctagcgctgtcatcctgactgtaatgtaatcccgcccactagctagagaacgtagcagctgcggtcacgtgatatcaattcactaatgcactgtgaacgtacgtatagcatttagcatagcgcggttacgtccaaaggcagcgtagagagctgcctttttacgtaaatggttttcatcttggggaactgactgcacatgcacaaacacataaaaaatgctaacgggaacagaggcagagcagcgaTGTGCTTTtaggagagggtgtggcctcctcctgccttacagcggttaggaaatagtgatgtttagcaatttgggctatgaaaagcacgaaatgctgacactttcaaactttaggtactgtaggctatcagaaatggaaaaataaataatttataattataaataaaacaaataatcaaaatatcaattctcCCTTGGGTAGgtactgcctaccttgcctaccctgactgcacgtcactggctTCTTCATATTTGGAAACTGTCTATTATAATATTATAGTGTCTCtgcctatatactgtatatggtatTTCATCATACAGAGGTGATGGTCATAATTCATATGGAGCTTTACCCAACCTAACAGATGGAGGGGCACAGATAATTCACCACATGAACCAGGATTGTTAATGAACAGTTGGTTCCAGTTTGAAAGTAAAAGTGAAACCAGTGACACTATGATAACACCAGCCATTGATTATCAATCAAGTGCTTTGGTTTGATCGTAAACCgctgtcacagtctgagtttatCTGTGATTATCTATGCACACAGATTActgtaatgatttaaaaaataatgtttaaaacatcacatcagtcgaccattgataaaaaacaaccaatgataaaaaaaaatatgattgtcatgatcagatttatatgaatacaacagcttattattgtaaagttacattaggttaacagttatttattgcaatatatattatatttattttttttgggaaaataaattatactttttcgtattgagttttattataatcatgttttttttggagaataaactattcctattTGTATTGACAATGCTGCATGAGACACTATTACTATTCcaacatgtgctttattttcatccaaacagaatacatgtaataataataaaaaaaactgcatatgCCACATCAatgaacattagctttgaaatttaattttcaatctcagcacggtgaaactagaaaaaatgtattttcgcTCATAATTAATCTCAGTacgaactcagaccgtgacaccggcctTAAAAAGTTACTGATCGTGTTTCCTGCACAAAGaaacaattttattattttgtgtgttcttgttgtcgttttgtgtagtttttgctgtatattttgttttgccAGTGTACTTGTAGTGAAGTACTTCCTAAACTTCGTCTCATATTGTATTACCTGTTTTGCTGGCATTTTGCGTGTCttctgagtcattttctgtacgtgttcatgttttgtgtttttatgtgtttgttatttgtgtctttgttgtcatgtgtttttAAGGTCATACcatgtgttatgttgggcttttaCCTCTAAAAACAGGAGTCTGGCATGAGTTTGAGGTCAATATGTAGTGATTTATGAGAATTAAACCAAAACCACTGAAGtgtgcataaaatatattcaggactacagcctttatttagtcaggagaaccacattgagattaataatctcttTTACTGGCAACAGTACgtaaaataatactaaaatgttcttaaaacaaatgaatagcGCAGAAGATAAgtacatgaaaaacaataaaaagtgcAGCCACAGAGTAAGAGCTTATGAAAGATAAAACTATAAGATCCaccatataattaaaaataaatgagctgTTTCCAGGTGCTGTAAAAGGGCCCTTAACTCTCCCAGTgagactaataaataaataaattacaattattatgtaattatgatatcattgtaattgaaaaatatgttgcttttgtaatcacaattgaattcattgtaattgagttcaaataattcactttgtaattgtaatcagtATGAAAATTCTATTGAAAATTGTAAAAACCGTcgattacaattttattaaacgcaaacctgtgaaaccatgttacagttctgtcttacacatacgtagttaataattattaaaatatgtttctgaTCAAGTTTTcacactacctgtcacttctgtTGAGGttaattttaccattttaaaaaacatttaaaaaatgtttaaatctaggggtaaactgacaaaaaagactcagacgcccacaccaaaaatattaaaaccaatattttcattgattaggaagtctaataAGGTCATCAAGAGAtaagaaactaattagatgacgAATAATAttctttttactgtattttacaactgatttaagacatgagtcaaactgacccgttagcattagagatgctaacagaaagctaacacaatgggcttatttattaaaggatcagtaattgtaattgaactttagtatttgAGAATCTAACTGTAATTGATTTTCATAatactaattgtaattgaaaaatgtatttgacctcAAGCCTAGTTCTAAGATGTTATTTGAATGTAGTTTTCCGTTGTTCCTGTATTGATTTGTCCAGGGAGGCATTATTGGAATAAAGATTGGATGGTTATGTGATCTGGACAAATCAGACGACTGCAACCCCTCCTACTCCTTCACCCGTCTAGACGCCATGTCGCAGAAAAACGCCGTCTCACCTGGATATAACTTTAGGTAAGAAGTGAGGTGTGCTGAGGTTCATGGCTGAGGAGGCACTGATGCACACATTTAGAAGCTTAACAACCCCAACAGACCCGCCggcgggggcagctccagcttcTGTGACTCTGACGGTTCTGAATGttgtaaaaaatgaattaaatcacacattctatatcTCTTTGTAATCCTAAGAAACTATagaagctaaaactgtagcAAACCCAcattcacagcacacacaccaggacaTTATGTTCAATGAGGGAAAAGTCGACAACTCGGCAAACTCTGCCTTTTTCTACTGTTTTgagtcaaaaaataaacacagatctgTATAACAAGAGTCTACGTGAAACTACAGGTTGAGCTGAATCCATTGATTTACAGGTCaggtatgttacgtaccaaaacattatcacaaaatcagaaaatacacagtggAAAAAGTCAGCTATGATGACAAATGgtgtcttacctttgttgtttaTGATCAAAACttgctccaatgtgcataaaactccatattttgatgAATCTAAATTGTGTCGTCAGACAGATACCACCGTTACACACATCTGAGCACTTCTCAGCCAAGAAATCCATCCAATGAGGCTCATAGTGCTCGTGCGTAAAATGGTCAGTCCCTCCTttagctctgattggccagtgCTAAAGCCACTCCCAcagtgtttgatatcaccaataTCTGCAGGCTCTCAGCTTAACAACGctgtgtcaatcattctgattggtcaaagcattgctgaataacATCTATGCGTAACGGCATCAAAAAGTGGAAccaaaaatagcattacgcatggcacagcagaaacctgaataaaaatagatatgtgtttatttcaagtcAAAATGTaacacctagtggtcaaacataagactaacaatgattggaatAAATTtgctgacatattacagttacacacttgtttccaaacttatggaaaactttggcacagttgtgggaAAGTGTTCTTCTGGCTGAatctttttttacaaaaacatgcatATCTTTgtcctaatgtttattattatcaccaaacttgcggCAGTTGATATCCATACATTAGttaaattatttctgcttttacagCCTTCAATATTGAGAAATGGCttcatatttgatgtaaatctctagtttttttctgagctacagatttctgtatttaaaacctGATTtgttgtcactcagtatcatatatttcctaattttcacatcatctgtaaccactaagggtcctacttcaatctgaacaaaaaattgccatgtaggtcatgtagaagcttagaataACGTTATTCattatgggtatgtgattttcagtgaaaagtagctggggcttaagaggttaaatgtattacttgtttttttttgtttttttaatataattttatgtttgtaaatgtgttatttCCTTGTACTTTTACTGCTTTTGCAATAAAATTTTCCtgcatatattgtatttttttgcactGAAATGGTACGAGTTTAAACATTCTGATTATATAAAACATGCCCTTTCCTTTCTTTTGAggcagtgtgctggatcaaaaGGTCCAAAGATGCTAAGAAAGAAGGTCCGCACAACTGCgtggttagctcccaatttagttctaatttacaccaaaaacgTGACGTTTTAGGCCCTTCATCTGACATGAGTTGCAGTCTTTAGGCACATCTGTTTTTATAGTGTGCATGATTGAACAGGGTCGTCACTGATACATGTTAGCGTTAGTGAATGGACATTTATCTTGCATATGTGTACATGTCGCCATGTGTACTAACTTTATACactataaatacaaatatatactatatatatatatatatattttaaattacactaaTTACAAATATAACATTCTTAAGATACAATTTTACATTCATGATCATACAAACATCAGGGTACCCATAATGTTGTATGGAAGTATTGTACTTTGTTATGTAGGTGTGTCCTAGACTAATCTTAATATGGTGTAGTGACCAcagttacaaatacagaaacagatacaaaataaacatgaacacTGCAGTGATGGTCCACCAGAAAAGAGACAACATAACACCGGAGTATAAACACCAGTTATAATAAACTCATGTACTGTTTGCATGTATGATTTCTGCATATCTTTAGGTTTGCCAAATACTATAAGATGGAAAATGGGACGGACTACCGCACTTTGGTCAAAGCCTATGCCATTAGGTTTGATGTTTTGGTGAATGGAAATGTGAgtatttcatcacttttattgTCAGACTTTGAGTGTGTGAGAAGTAGAATAACAACTTAAGAAAGTGTGATATAATAtagaataaaaaacattattggTCAAATGAAAAGGTCCATAATCCAAAGAAGTCAGGGATAAAACCCTGAAGAAACTGGGATGTGGATGTGAAGAGAAATCAGGAACACGAGGGTTGATAATCCAGGACAAAGCACCAGTGACCTCCCAGTGTTCAAACACTCCTTAGATAGTGAGGGTAATTAAGGAAATGGGCTTCACCAGTGAGGAAACAGAGAGAAAGAAGTGTCTGCACTTATACACAGACAACATAGggatgaaatacacaaaaaggggCTCTGacccaaaaacagaaacagataaaAGATAACACATCAGCAGATTAAATGGAgctaaaggagtaaaaaaaaaaaaaaaaaaaaaaaaaacagaacttgAATTCGTTTTGTATCAAGAACTTGAAAGTTTAGTGTCCTTATAATAATTTCCAACCTAATATTGTCACCCCATGTCACATTATATAAATTAtgagtacatttcctgaaatcaGAAACTCTTTTACAATAATGCATTAATCCAACCACTTTCAAActcaattaataataatattaaccctgtttttctttttccaggCAGGAAAGTTCAACATGATCCCGACACTTATCAACATGGTGGCAGCTTTCACTTCAGTGGGAGTCGTAAGTTTGTAGTTTTTATCAatgaatttaatgtttattaaaacaCATTCCAGTTTTCATAAATAGAAAATTTGTACTAAAGcgataaatattatatatactgtacagtatAAGCTGTAAAGCATTTTCactattgttgttatttttcttctttattcaCATCTTTATCATTCTTTATATATAGTATATGAAATGAATTACACAGTCTGATTTTACCAATGGGTTCCACAGTGGTCAGAACAATTCTCCTTCATCCTGGCATTTTCAAGAGGatttatactgactccgaggatttatactgactccgaggatttatactgactccgaggatttatactgactccgaggatTTATACTGACTCagtgcatacctgtcaagttttggatttgaaaataagggaaattttctggcgcccactatgagccgtcccaccacccaaccaagctccagtattacttatattttaatatagatgtacaataaatctaaaatacccacttatcaaccacttattaaatataataatgtgattataatctggtaggtcgacctttattaacattaaaatgctgtgaacattcctactagggctggtgatatgaaccaaaactcatctcaatatattttttctctaaatggtgaaatatgatataaatctagatcattttattaaataaagtctgaccaggaaaacatttctgggttaaatttgctgatgctaaatgctacacagggatatttattaacaaacagctgatcaatatgtgacacttattaatcatctaactgagctttacatgttgttctgagaagtaaaagcagtgactcctaaaacaaatattttgtttcatatgatttattaaatattgtagttttctatatcagcaaaatagaaaactcaatacatcatgaatctcgatatatcgcccagccctaattcctaaattattaaacagcctaaataaaaacataaatgtgtatatgaagcacatgtgtttatttaataaacttacagtttatatacaagtcaacacgttgtatatttactgttaatttcacattgtttgtctttaagttaaagattaacattttattttattatatattttattataatttctcatactcactcatatggttctctggtattcactaatgacttattaaacacatttattacagactttacattatttaacactttataaacagtgtatatttgtggagcttgtgattggatgatttttcatggtgacttacgtggttccttctgctgtggtagacgttaaaatatcagttattaatctaacagaacgtgtaactgtgtcacatcctgatggtctttatgaagataaactctatgttatattttacaatatatttacaccagttctttgttttatcACCAGaacatcttcattcatcatctctgttctgagttatttctgggtttgttgctgatgtcagcactaatctaatctaaactaatctaatctaatctaatctaatctaatctattctattctattctaatctaatctaatctaatctaatctaatctaatctaatctaatctaatctaatctaatctaatctaatctattctattctattctaatctaatctaatctaatgtaatctaatctaaactaatctaatctaatctattctattctattctattctaatctaatctaatctaatgtaatctaatctaatctaatctaaactaatctaatctaatctaatctaatctaatctaatctaatcaattctattctattctattctattctattctattctattctaatctaaactaatctaatctaatctaatctaatctaatctaatctaatctattctattctattctattctaatctaatctaatctaatgtaatctaatctaatctaatctaaactaatctaatctaatctaatctaatctaatctaatctaatctaatctaatctaatcaattctat
Encoded here:
- the p2rx3b gene encoding P2X purinoceptor 3b, which codes for MCTCITDFLTYETTKSVVVKSWTIGIINRVVQLLIITYFVGWVFLNEKAYQVRDTAIESSVMTKVKGFGIYNNRVMDVADYVTPTQGASVFCIITKIITTDNQVQGHCPESEKRFTCTQDSNCSKYVNKPGDYGILTGRCVSFNTTMKMCEIKGWCPAEIDTIKTTPMMEVENFTIFIKNSIRFPMFNYTKGNFLPTISSDYIKKCNFDMVNNTYCPIFKVGDVVRYAQQNFTKLADKGGIIGIKIGWLCDLDKSDDCNPSYSFTRLDAMSQKNAVSPGYNFRFAKYYKMENGTDYRTLVKAYAIRFDVLVNGNAGKFNMIPTLINMVAAFTSVGVGTVLCDIILLNFLKGAEQYKAKKFEEVSDSPMDTHSNGLYQSQLSLRHKIKSNDLGSFSIEHYC